ATGACCGCCCGCGCCCCGAAGCCGAGGCGGGTGAGGAACATCTTCATCTGCTCGCTGCGGGTGTTCTGAGCCTCGTCCAGGATCACGTAGGCGTCGTTGAGGGTGCGCCCTCGCATGAAGGCCAGCGGGGCGACCTCGATCATGTCGCGCTCCATCATCTCGGCCGTCCGCTCGGGCCCGAGGAAGTCGTGGAGGGCGTCGTGCAGCGGGCGGAGGTAGGGGTTCACCTTCTCCTTCAGATCCCCCGGCAGGAAGCCCAGCCGCTCCCCCGCCTCGACGGCCGGCCGGCACAGCACGATCCGGGCGACCTCCGCGCGCTCCAGGCAGGCGACGGCGTGCGCCATCGCGAGGTAGGTCTTGCCGGTCCCCGCCGGGCCGATGCCGAAGACCACATCGGCCTGCCGCAGCGCCTCGACGTAGCGCCCCTGGTTCGGGGTCTTGGGCGTGATCCGCCGGCCCCGCGCGGTGGTGGCCACGACGTCGCAGAGCAGCTTCGAGACCTTCGCCTTCGGATCGTGGGCCAGGAGCGTGGCGAGGCGCTCGATGTCGTCGAGGTAGACGGTCTGCCCGGCGCGCACCACCGCCTCGAGCTCGACCAGCACCCGCTCGGCGCGATCCATCGCCCCGCGCTCACCGCCGAGGGTGATCGTCCTTCCTCTCACCCCGACCCGCGCGCCCGTGCAGCGCTCGACGCAGCGCAGGTGCTCCTGGTTCGGGCCGAAGAGCGCGGTGGCCAGCGAGGGGTCCGCCAGCTCGAGGGTCCGTTGGGTCGCGGTGCTCACGGAATGGGGGGGAGCAGCGTGTAGCGCTCGGCGCCGTCCTGCGGGGGCTGGTAGTACCAGGGGCGGGAATAGGGGTAGCGCAGGTCCCGCTCCGAGAGGAGGCGGGCCTTGACGAGCACCTCGAGGGCTTCGGGGTAGCGGCCTTCCTCCAGGCGGTAGACGGCGAGGGCCCGCTCCAGGTGCGCGGCCTGCTCGTCCGCGAGGGCCACCTGCCCCTCCCGCGAGGCCAGCGGGGTCCCGCGCTCGGCGAAGACGCTCATGCTCAGGTAGGCGCCCCCGGCGATGAGCCCCAGGACCACCACGCCCATCGCGACCTGGATCACCCCGCTGCGCAGCGCGCTCAGGGTGCCGCCGGCGGCGCCGGCCAGGGGCTTGCCCTTCTTGGCGGGCTCGATGCCCTGCAGGTAGCCGGCCTCGACGAGGTTGAGGAGCGACTTGCAGGTCTCGAACTCGCCGGCCCGCGAGCGGTCGATGATGTCCTGCACCGTCCGGCCGGGCTCGGCCAGGGTGAAGATCTTCCGCTCGTAGGCCCCGAGATCACCGAAGTCGCTCGACTCCTTCTTCGTGGAGCCGCCGCTCTCCATCTCGCCGAAGGCGGCGTCGAGATCGTCGTCGAAGCTCTCCTCGCCCTGACCCCCGCCGGCGACCTCCTCGGCCGCGCCCGGCAGCATCTTCAGCCGGTTGAAGGTCATGTCGTAGGAGGTGATCTTCTTCCGGACCATCGGCCACTCGTCGACCATCCGGAAGCCCTCCATGAGGACGTTCTCGCTGCGGATGGGGGAGATGGCCTCCTTGTCGTAGTCGACCTCGCCCTGCTCGAACTCGTAGGTGCCGTCCTTCCAGTGGAAGAGCCGGTAGAGGGTCTCGGTCGTCTGCAGCTGGTACATCTCCCGGAAGAGCTCCCGGGTGACCATGCCCTCGTCGACGAGGATGTCGCCGAGGCGGCGCAGGGTCTGGCGCTGCAGCTCCAGGGCGCGATCGAGCTGCTCCTGATCGAGGATCTCGGCCCGCACCATGATGCTGCCGAGCAGGTCCTTCTTGGAGCGGGTCGCCGACTCGGCCTTCACGACGT
Above is a genomic segment from Deltaproteobacteria bacterium containing:
- a CDS encoding PhoH family protein, which produces MSTATQRTLELADPSLATALFGPNQEHLRCVERCTGARVGVRGRTITLGGERGAMDRAERVLVELEAVVRAGQTVYLDDIERLATLLAHDPKAKVSKLLCDVVATTARGRRITPKTPNQGRYVEALRQADVVFGIGPAGTGKTYLAMAHAVACLERAEVARIVLCRPAVEAGERLGFLPGDLKEKVNPYLRPLHDALHDFLGPERTAEMMERDMIEVAPLAFMRGRTLNDAYVILDEAQNTRSEQMKMFLTRLGFGARAVITGDVTQIDLPRSVTSGLREARKILDGVEGITFIDFGPDDVVRHPLVQRIVRAYEARSNGKKGRRSVVKSGKGTNPRSGA
- a CDS encoding DUF4388 domain-containing protein, translating into MALTGTLKDFGIADILQLIGQQGKTGVLHLRHKENAVNVHFVDGNVVKAESATRSKKDLLGSIMVRAEILDQEQLDRALELQRQTLRRLGDILVDEGMVTRELFREMYQLQTTETLYRLFHWKDGTYEFEQGEVDYDKEAISPIRSENVLMEGFRMVDEWPMVRKKITSYDMTFNRLKMLPGAAEEVAGGGQGEESFDDDLDAAFGEMESGGSTKKESSDFGDLGAYERKIFTLAEPGRTVQDIIDRSRAGEFETCKSLLNLVEAGYLQGIEPAKKGKPLAGAAGGTLSALRSGVIQVAMGVVVLGLIAGGAYLSMSVFAERGTPLASREGQVALADEQAAHLERALAVYRLEEGRYPEALEVLVKARLLSERDLRYPYSRPWYYQPPQDGAERYTLLPPIP